In a genomic window of Verrucomicrobiota bacterium:
- a CDS encoding response regulator codes for MHPETMTTLLEPSPDKASDAPTRRRTNPSNRILLVEDDISILQLTAHVLVRSDYQVEVAEDGEAAWELLQTRSYDLVITDNHMPRLSGLELVAKLRSAHMTVPVILASGLLDAEELSKHQWLQLAATLSKPFATDELLDAVKEALRAAAKHRSDGRIGPPVPAETFSGSRQIRCWGINE; via the coding sequence ATGCACCCCGAAACCATGACCACGCTGCTTGAACCTTCTCCTGACAAAGCCAGCGACGCACCCACTCGCCGACGAACAAATCCGTCGAACCGCATTCTCCTGGTCGAGGACGACATTTCCATCCTCCAGTTGACAGCTCACGTCCTTGTCCGGTCCGACTATCAAGTGGAAGTCGCTGAAGACGGCGAAGCCGCTTGGGAACTGCTGCAGACCCGTAGCTACGACCTTGTGATAACCGACAACCACATGCCGAGGTTGTCAGGGTTGGAACTGGTCGCAAAGCTCCGCTCCGCGCACATGACAGTCCCCGTCATCCTGGCATCGGGACTGTTGGATGCCGAGGAACTCAGCAAGCATCAATGGCTCCAGCTTGCCGCCACGCTGTCGAAACCCTTTGCCACCGACGAATTGTTGGACGCTGTGAAAGAAGCATTGCGCGCGGCCGCCAAGCACCGAAGCGATGGCAGAATCGGCCCTCCGGTGCCGGCCGAAACCTTCAGTGGCAGCAGGCAGATACGTTGCTGGGGCATCAACGAATGA
- a CDS encoding response regulator transcription factor has translation MSTKQHTRGRTKPTPRVAGLKTADTNTPAKRRVLLVDDHPITREGLGIIISRQADLEVCCEACNPAEAMSVLSRSKPDLMVTDMTMPGRSGFEFLKDVHAMMPELPMLVLSMHDEVLYAERALRAGARGYLMKDAGAAKVLEVIRLVLSGEAYVSPQISARLLDAMSGRRPRGSASPIEKLSDREFEIFQLVGQGKSTREIAKQLNLSPKTVDAHRGHLKEKLELKDATSLVRHAVRWVETQDAAPSQLVKK, from the coding sequence ATGAGCACTAAGCAACACACGAGGGGCCGAACCAAACCCACGCCGAGAGTCGCCGGGCTAAAAACCGCCGACACGAACACGCCAGCCAAACGGCGCGTGCTGTTGGTGGACGACCATCCAATAACGCGGGAGGGCTTGGGCATCATCATCAGTCGGCAGGCCGACCTGGAGGTCTGCTGCGAGGCCTGCAATCCCGCCGAGGCGATGTCCGTATTGTCGAGATCGAAACCGGACTTGATGGTGACGGACATGACGATGCCCGGCCGCAGCGGATTTGAATTCCTCAAAGACGTTCACGCCATGATGCCCGAGCTGCCGATGCTCGTGCTGTCGATGCACGACGAGGTGCTCTACGCGGAACGGGCGTTGCGCGCGGGCGCGCGAGGCTACCTGATGAAGGACGCCGGGGCGGCCAAGGTATTGGAGGTTATCCGCCTCGTGTTGAGCGGGGAGGCGTACGTCAGCCCGCAGATCTCCGCGCGACTGCTGGACGCCATGTCCGGACGCCGCCCGCGTGGCTCCGCTTCCCCCATCGAGAAGCTCAGCGACCGCGAGTTTGAGATCTTCCAACTTGTTGGCCAGGGTAAGAGCACGCGCGAAATCGCGAAACAACTGAACCTCAGTCCGAAGACAGTTGATGCGCATCGCGGTCACCTCAAAGAGAAACTGGAATTGAAGGACGCAACCTCGCTCGTTCGCCATGCTGTCCGCTGGGTGGAAACGCAGGATGCAGCCCCCAGCCAGCTCGTCAAAAAGTAG
- a CDS encoding PAS domain S-box protein, which yields MALKRTVSRKTTAGRVKGAAAPELKPTTATTERERLLHDRQVRQIESEMRNHELREARQVLEVSRDRYADLYDFAPVGFVTFDDQGVIREINLTAAGMLGEERTRFVGVPFHRHVAREDQALFREHLAKLSSAEERVVTELHLTRKDGSALPVVMQSVLSYDDEQKGYVCRTAITDITARKRVEQALRDSEARLRAVLDTAVDGIITIDERDTIESFNQAAEKLFGYRANEVIGQSLSLLMPSPHREQRDRYLVHYRETGERKVIGVGREVAGRRKDGSVFPLELSVSEVRLGGRRIFTGIVRDITQRKKVEAALSESERRFRHLVESTRIIAWEADFATWRISYVSAWAVEVLGYPLTDWFKDGFWVDHIHPEDREAAMKTCAERASQADDFELEYRMVAADGQTVWFHDIVHVVKGATGPVSIKGFLIDISKRKQAELALRESEERLRLALQASAMGTFEINFANDEEHWNTVEFELLGLKPGEAPASAETFFRFVHPNDIARVRAEWKEALRTGEFDSEFRIVRADGRERWLAGKGRFAFEDVPGENVLEAKGRASRFLGVNFDITERKRAEQRRHLLYETARLLAASNSVAETVPKLIQILAETFEWDVGEFWEAVAAPKKLRMVHVWHAPGRKLEAFVKHSLKLSIPMFGSLPGHVLSTREPEWIPEIARRSHFLRKREAARAGLRSALAFPIQLDQHILGVMAFLTHRVTDPDEDLLQMFVTLGRQIGQFMERKKAEEALREANEFGKQVIDGAETGIVVYDREGRFVVWNPFMERLSGCRAEEVRGRRTLELFPFLRQQHFEEMFARALAGEVFESPAAPFDVPEKGKQGWKVERFAPLRDAREQIVGVIVTVRDITERRRLESELLEASDREQQRIGHDLHDGLGQQLTGLEMKCFLLQEDLAANDLTANRERLLEQARQMSQALRECITVTRSLARGLSPVNLKTEGLMGALKQLAHTTHVPGRVECRFDCRTPVLLDSSQTAAHLFRIAQEAVNNALKHARTRRIDINLAHDHDGLRLQIKDDGRGLPKRRRSKSGMGLEVMRHRAHVIGAALEIESKPGQGVSVTCTLPLNHHEH from the coding sequence ATGGCTTTGAAAAGAACAGTTTCGCGAAAGACCACCGCCGGGAGGGTGAAGGGAGCAGCCGCGCCTGAACTTAAGCCCACCACCGCCACCACTGAACGCGAGCGGTTGTTGCACGACCGCCAGGTGCGTCAAATCGAATCGGAGATGCGCAACCACGAGTTGCGCGAGGCGCGGCAGGTGCTCGAAGTCTCGCGTGACCGCTACGCCGACCTCTACGATTTTGCACCCGTCGGCTTCGTGACCTTCGACGATCAAGGTGTCATCCGCGAAATCAACCTCACCGCCGCCGGGATGCTCGGTGAGGAACGGACGCGCTTCGTGGGCGTGCCATTTCACCGGCACGTTGCGCGCGAGGACCAGGCACTGTTCCGCGAGCATCTCGCCAAGCTCTCGAGCGCGGAGGAGCGCGTCGTGACCGAGTTGCATCTGACCCGCAAAGACGGCAGCGCGCTCCCCGTGGTGATGCAGAGCGTGCTCTCTTACGATGACGAGCAGAAGGGATATGTCTGCCGCACGGCCATTACCGACATCACCGCACGCAAGCGGGTCGAGCAGGCGCTGCGTGACAGCGAAGCCCGGCTGCGGGCAGTCCTCGACACGGCGGTCGATGGCATCATCACCATCGACGAGCGCGACACCATCGAGTCATTCAACCAGGCGGCGGAAAAACTGTTTGGCTATCGCGCCAACGAGGTGATTGGACAGAGCCTCAGCCTGCTGATGCCATCACCCCATCGTGAACAACGTGACCGTTATCTGGTGCATTACCGCGAGACGGGCGAACGCAAAGTCATCGGCGTCGGGCGCGAAGTAGCGGGCCGCCGCAAGGACGGCAGCGTCTTCCCGCTCGAGCTGTCGGTGAGCGAAGTGCGGTTGGGCGGACGGCGCATTTTCACGGGCATCGTACGCGACATTACGCAACGCAAAAAGGTGGAAGCGGCGCTGAGCGAAAGCGAGCGGCGGTTTCGGCACCTGGTGGAATCGACGAGGATCATTGCCTGGGAGGCGGATTTCGCCACGTGGCGCATTTCTTATGTCAGCGCCTGGGCAGTGGAAGTTCTTGGCTACCCGTTGACGGACTGGTTCAAAGACGGGTTCTGGGTGGATCACATCCATCCCGAAGACCGGGAGGCTGCGATGAAAACTTGCGCGGAAAGAGCCAGCCAGGCCGACGACTTTGAACTGGAATATCGGATGGTGGCCGCCGACGGCCAAACCGTCTGGTTTCACGACATCGTGCACGTCGTGAAGGGCGCAACCGGGCCGGTCAGCATCAAGGGTTTTCTGATTGACATCAGCAAGCGCAAGCAGGCGGAACTCGCTCTGCGGGAGAGCGAGGAACGACTGCGGCTCGCGCTCCAAGCGAGCGCGATGGGGACGTTCGAAATCAACTTCGCGAACGATGAGGAGCACTGGAACACCGTCGAGTTCGAGCTGCTTGGGCTTAAACCTGGCGAGGCGCCAGCGAGCGCGGAAACCTTCTTCCGCTTCGTCCATCCCAACGACATCGCGCGGGTCCGCGCCGAATGGAAGGAGGCACTGCGGACCGGGGAATTTGACTCGGAGTTTCGCATCGTGCGCGCCGACGGACGAGAGCGATGGCTGGCGGGGAAAGGCCGGTTTGCCTTCGAAGACGTGCCCGGAGAAAACGTTTTGGAGGCCAAAGGACGGGCATCGCGGTTTCTGGGTGTGAATTTCGACATCACGGAACGCAAACGCGCTGAACAACGTCGGCACTTGCTATACGAGACGGCGCGGTTGCTCGCCGCCTCCAACTCGGTGGCTGAAACGGTTCCGAAGTTGATACAAATTCTCGCGGAAACTTTTGAATGGGACGTTGGGGAGTTTTGGGAGGCGGTGGCTGCGCCGAAAAAACTGCGCATGGTGCATGTCTGGCATGCGCCCGGAAGAAAGCTGGAAGCCTTCGTGAAGCACAGCCTGAAGCTTTCCATCCCGATGTTCGGCTCTCTACCTGGGCATGTGCTGTCCACGCGCGAGCCGGAATGGATTCCGGAGATCGCACGGCGCTCGCACTTTCTGCGCAAGCGGGAGGCGGCCCGGGCTGGGCTGCGCTCAGCCTTGGCCTTCCCCATCCAACTTGACCAACATATCTTGGGCGTGATGGCGTTCCTGACCCATCGCGTAACCGATCCAGATGAAGATCTGTTGCAGATGTTCGTCACTCTCGGCAGGCAGATCGGACAGTTCATGGAGCGCAAGAAAGCCGAGGAGGCGCTGCGCGAAGCGAATGAGTTCGGCAAACAGGTCATCGACGGGGCGGAGACCGGCATCGTCGTTTACGATCGGGAGGGAAGGTTTGTGGTCTGGAATCCGTTCATGGAACGGCTCAGCGGCTGCCGCGCGGAGGAGGTGCGGGGACGGCGCACGTTGGAGTTGTTTCCGTTTCTGCGCCAGCAGCATTTCGAAGAAATGTTTGCGCGGGCGCTGGCCGGCGAGGTCTTTGAATCCCCAGCCGCGCCGTTCGACGTGCCGGAAAAAGGGAAGCAGGGCTGGAAGGTGGAGCGTTTCGCTCCATTGCGGGATGCGCGGGAACAAATTGTCGGCGTGATCGTCACCGTCCGCGACATCACGGAGCGGCGCCGACTGGAGTCCGAATTGCTCGAAGCCAGCGACCGGGAGCAACAGCGCATCGGCCACGATTTGCACGACGGTCTGGGTCAGCAACTGACGGGGCTGGAGATGAAGTGCTTTCTGCTGCAGGAAGATTTGGCAGCGAACGATTTGACGGCCAACCGGGAACGGCTTCTGGAGCAGGCGCGGCAGATGAGCCAGGCGCTGCGGGAATGCATCACGGTCACGCGTTCGCTGGCCCGCGGCCTGTCGCCAGTGAACCTGAAGACAGAAGGGCTGATGGGCGCGCTCAAGCAATTGGCTCACACCACCCATGTCCCCGGCAGGGTGGAGTGCCGCTTTGACTGCCGCACCCCGGTGTTGCTCGACAGTTCTCAGACTGCGGCGCACCTCTTCCGCATCGCCCAGGAAGCCGTCAACAACGCGCTCAAGCACGCCCGGACGCGGCGCATCGACATTAACCTCGCGCATGACCACGACGGGTTGCGCCTGCAAATCAAGGACGACGGCCGGGGCCTGCCCAAGCGGAGGAGATCGAAGTCAGGAATGGGGCTGGAGGTCATGCGCCATCGTGCCCACGTCATCGGCGCTGCCTTGGAGATTGAATCGAAGCCCGGCCAAGGCGTGAGCGTCACTTGCACACTTCCTTTGAACCATCATGAGCACTAA
- a CDS encoding DUF2934 domain-containing protein — MKKLKPKKNSPTLLIADGPGRKPTRDEIALCAYSIWEREGRSQGRELQHWLQAEAVLRQSPQQVAIRT; from the coding sequence ATGAAGAAATTGAAACCGAAGAAGAACTCGCCCACGTTGCTCATCGCCGACGGCCCTGGCCGAAAACCGACGCGCGACGAAATCGCCCTCTGCGCCTATTCCATCTGGGAACGGGAAGGACGCAGCCAGGGCCGCGAGCTCCAGCATTGGTTGCAAGCGGAGGCCGTGCTCCGGCAGTCCCCTCAACAGGTTGCAATTCGAACGTAA
- a CDS encoding PocR ligand-binding domain-containing protein, producing MNTNVNLIESLTDSQIFQDYERAYSEATGLPITLRSVETWQLPLHGKRKENGFCALLAEKSRTCGACMQTQERLAQSAMQSPATLTCSYGLCETAVPVRLADKTIGFLQTGQVLRQKPTAAQFQRVAAQLKQNGVNGDGHKLKDAYLKTPVVSQKKLDSITHLLSIFAEHLALKSNQIVMQRANAEPPVITKAKQYIQEHFIEELSLDRLAAAVHTSTFYFCKLFKKATGINFTQYVARTRAEKAKNLLLNPNLRVSEIAYEVGFQSLTHFNRMFKRIVGQSPTQYRAQLPQV from the coding sequence ATGAATACAAACGTGAACCTGATTGAATCCCTGACCGACTCGCAAATATTCCAGGACTACGAACGCGCCTACAGTGAGGCGACCGGCCTTCCCATCACTCTCCGATCGGTTGAGACGTGGCAATTGCCGCTGCACGGCAAACGCAAAGAGAACGGTTTTTGCGCCCTGCTGGCTGAGAAAAGCCGCACTTGTGGGGCGTGTATGCAGACACAGGAAAGACTGGCCCAAAGTGCCATGCAGTCGCCCGCGACATTGACTTGTTCCTACGGTTTGTGCGAAACGGCCGTACCGGTGCGGCTGGCCGACAAGACGATTGGCTTCCTGCAAACTGGCCAGGTGCTGCGCCAGAAACCCACGGCGGCGCAATTCCAACGCGTCGCCGCACAACTCAAACAAAATGGCGTCAACGGGGATGGTCACAAACTTAAAGATGCGTACTTGAAAACGCCGGTGGTTTCGCAAAAGAAGCTCGATTCGATCACCCATCTCCTTTCCATCTTCGCCGAACATCTCGCACTGAAAAGCAACCAGATCGTGATGCAGCGGGCCAATGCCGAACCACCGGTCATCACCAAGGCAAAGCAATACATTCAGGAACACTTTATCGAAGAACTCTCCCTCGATCGGCTCGCGGCGGCCGTTCATACCAGCACATTCTACTTCTGCAAACTCTTCAAGAAGGCGACGGGGATCAACTTTACCCAGTACGTCGCCCGGACACGGGCTGAGAAAGCCAAGAATCTGCTGCTCAATCCGAATCTGCGCGTCAGTGAAATTGCCTACGAGGTCGGTTTCCAATCACTGACGCATTTCAACCGCATGTTCAAGCGAATCGTGGGCCAGTCGCCGACACAATATCGTGCGCAACTACCCCAGGTCTGA